The region TCGCCCAGCGCTCGTGACAGCTCCGCCAGTTCGGCGTCGTCCATCACACTGCCCGTCGGGTTGTGCGGATTGGTGATGGCGACGACGCGGGTCTTCGGTGTGACCACGACGTTCGAGCGCTCGAAGCGCCGCACCGTCGCTCCCAGCGCTTCCGGGATGCGCCATACGGGCTCGTAGCTGGGCGTCTCCACCAGCACCTCGTCGCCCGGCCCGAGCAGGGTGGCGAAGGCGGTGAACAGCGCGCCGGACGCACCCAGGCACGGGATCACCGCGCGCGGCTCGACGCCGTAGCGCGCCGCCACCCCCTCGACGAACGGCTGTCGCGCGGCGTAGTCGTCCACCGGGGCGGCGCCGAGCTCCCGCTGGGCGATGGGGGAGACGCCGCTGGAGGCCAGGTCGAAGCGCACGTGGCCATACCAGCGTGTGGCAAACTCCAGATAGGCCAGGCGGGGCAGCACGGCGGGCGAGTGTAGATCAAGTTTCACCGCCCCAGAGTTGCGCTAAGGTCCCCGCGTCGATGGCTTCGCCGCAGTTGGAAGAGGACCGCCAGAGCGGCATCCACCCGCCGGTTCGGGAAGCGGGCCCCCCGCCGCCCCGAGCGGAAGGGTCGCTCCTTTGGCGCGTGGGCGGCGTGGTCAAGACCGTGCGGCCGCACCAGTGGGTGAAGAACGTGTTCGTCCTCGCCCCCGTGGTGTTCGCCAAGGAGATCTTCGACCCCGTGCTCCTGGTGCGCGCGGGCGGGGCGTTCTTGGTGTTCTGCCTGCTCGCGGGCGCCGTCTACACCATGAACGACATCGCGGATGTGGAGAGCGATCGCGAGCATCCGGTCAAGCGCTACCGTCCCATCGCGTCCGGTCGCGTGCCCATGGGCTTTGCTCGCGGCCTGGTGGTGGCGCTGGTCGCAGTCTCGCTCGTCGGCGCGTCCGCCAGCTCCTTCAAATACATGGCGGTGGCCGGCGCGTACTTCATCCTGAACGTCGCCTATTCATCCAAGCTCAAGCACGTCGCCTACTTGGACGTGGGTTGCATCTCCGCGGGCTTCGTGCTGCGCGTGGTGGGCGGCGGCTTCGCCACGCACATCTCCGTCTCCAGCTACTTGCTGTTGTGCACCGCGCTCCTGGCCTTGTTCCTGGGCTTCGGCAAGCGCCGCCACGAGCTCACGGGCAGCGCCGAGCGCGCCGGAAAGCAGCGCGCCGCGCTGGAGTCCTACACCAAGGGCGGGTTGGACGTCGCCCTGGGCATCACGGGCCTCGCCACCATCGCGGTGTACATCGCCTACACCCTGGACCCGCGCACGCAGGCGTTCTTCAAGACGGAATGGCTGTGGCCGAGCACGCTGTTCGTGGCCCTCGGCGTGTACCGCTTCTTGCACCTCGTGCGCTCGCGCCCCAAGTCCGAGAGCCCCACGCAGGAAATGCTGAAGGACGGCCCCTTCGTGGGCATCGTCCTGCTCTGGGTGGTGCTGGTGCTGTGGGTCGTCTACCACCTCAGGCCAAGCTGACGCATGGCGGACCAGCCCGCTCCCGCACCCAGCGGGCCCTGGACGGATCTCGCTCTCACGCTGCCGATGTTCCTCGGCTACCACCTGGGAGTGATCTTCCTGCCCGTGCGCAACGCGGCGGACGTGGTCACCTCGGAGCTGATCGCGCTCTCGGACAACAACATCCTGGCCTATTCCGGCCTCACGCTGGCCATCGGCGCGGTGTTCGTCGGCAGCCTCATCGTGCTCGGTCGCGGCAAGGCACTGCGCTGGGAGCGCTTCGCCTTCATCGCCCTCGAGGGCGTCGTCTACGCCGTCGCCATGCGCTTCCTCGCCAGCTACGTCGTGGGCCGCATGTACCTGGCGAACGGCATTCACGACCCCGCGACAGGTCTCGTCATGTCCCTCGGAGCCGGTTTCTACGAAGAGATCGCCTTCCGCGTGATCCTCTTCGGCCTCGGCGCCAAGGTCGTCGGTCTGCTCTTTCCGGTGATGGTGCCCTTCAAGCAAAAGCTCGTCACGCTGGGCTGGGCGTTGATCGCGGCAATGGTCTTCAGCGGCTGGCACTACGTGGGCGCCCTGGGCGAGAGCTTCGACGCAAAGTCCTTCGTCTTTCGCACGGTGTGCGGCCTGGTGTTCACCGCCATCTATCGCTTCCGCGGGTTCGCCCCGGCCGTCTGGACGCACGCCCTCTACGACATCTGGGTCCTGGTCTTGTAGGTCCGCCGCGGAACCACGCGCCCACACGCCGCGACGCAAGCGCGGCACGGCGTGAGCACGACGCGGCGAGACGTCGGAGCACGGCGTGAGCACGGCGCGGCGAGACGTCGGAGAGCGACGTGAGCACGGCGCGGCGAGACGTCCGAGAGCGACGCATCCACGACGAGGAGCGCCGTCCGAGCACGACGTTTCCGCGGCGGACCAGCATACGAACGGAAATGATCTCGCAAGGGCTCCCCTTTGGCGCTTGCGATCCGACTGTTCCAGACATATATATGCCCAATCAAGATGAGCGTCGTGAATACGCAGGCGCGCGGCGGGCATGTGGGGGCGGCTTCAGTTCGACGCGGGAACGGTGGTGCGTCGTGAAAAGGCAGGCGCGCGGCGGCGGGGATTCGAAGGCAAACGGCGGGGGCCGTCCTTCGCGCGTGGGGGCGGCTTCAATGCGGCGCGGGAAGATCGTCCGCGGCTGGGGCGGCCGTCGCCCGGGCGCTGGGCGGAAACCGAAGGGAAAACGCGCGGGCGTCCGTCACGCACTGCGTCCGTCCACGGATCGGGAACGCGTAGTGTTCGTCACGATGCGCGTGCGAGACACGGTGCCCAATCTCCGCTGCAAGAAGTCATACAAGGCGATCCTTGCGGCGTTCTCGCACTGGCGAGAGCGAGAAGGCTTTCGGCTGCTGCACTTTTCAGTGATGGGCAACCACGTGCACCTGATTGCGGAAGCGCGGAACAAGCGCGTGCTGTCCAAGGCCATGCAGGGCATCGCCATTCGCATTGCCAAGCGGCTCAACAAGGTGGGGCGTGCGTCCGGCCGCGTGTTTTCCGGGCGCTACCACAGTGACGTGCTGGATACCCCGGTCAGCGTGCGCAATGTACTGGCCTACGTCCTGTGCAACGCACGGAAGCATGGCATTGCCAAGAAGGTGAAGCGCACCTGGGTCGACCCATGGTCGAGCGGAAGCGCCTTCACAGGGTGGCGCGGGAAAATCACGTGTGACGCGCAAGACCCGCCGCCCATCGCCGATCCGCAATCGGATATTGGTCGCAACTGGCACAAGCGTGGAGGCGGCATTCCGCCGGACACGGTGCCCGGCCAGCGCAGTCACCTTCGCCAATAGGGTCCGGATTTTCATTGGGTCGCTCCAACGCGGAACCACGCGGCCGCGCGGAGCGACGAAGCCACGGCGCTGCACGCCGTCCGGGCGCGGCGTTTCCACGGCGCTGCACGCCGTCCGAGCGCGACGTTTCCACGGCGCTGCACGCCGTCCGGGCGCGGCGTTTCCGCGGCGGTGCGCGCCGTCCGGGCACGACGTTTCCACGGCGCTGCACGCCGTCCGGGCACGACGTTTCCGCGGCGGTGCGCGCCGTCCGAGCGCGACGAAGCCACGGCGATGCGCGACCTTTCCGCGTCGGACCAGCATACAGACGGAAATCTCGCGGCAAGGAGTCCCAGTTCGGCCCGCGCGCGACGCACATGTGCCCAATCAAAAGGTAACACGCCGTCCGAGCGCGACGTTTCCGCGGCGGGCCGACATGGAAACGGAAAGGCCCTCAGCGAGACGCGAGCTGTGCGCGGATGGCGGCGATGTCCTGCTCGCAGCGTTCGACGCGGGGGCGGAGCTCGGTGGAGGCCTTGAGCACGCCGGTCATCTCGCGGACGGAGCCCGCGAGCTCGGTGATGGCCGTGGCGGTGCGGAGCTCGGATTCGACGATGCGCGCGGAGAGCTCTTCGCGCATCTCATCCAAGCGAACGTTGGTTTCCGAAATACGTCCGGAAAGCTCATCGCGGACTTCGTCCAGCCTCGAGTTCGTTTGGCGGACCTCGTCGCGGATCGACTTCAGAATCTCGATGGTGATGTCATGCGGCTCCATGAGCGGACCTCCGAAAGGGTAGCCTGGGGTTTGAGGCTTCGCCAATCGGTGACGTAGGCCACGAGTTGCTAGCGGCGCTCGGCGTACACGAAGTGCTCGACGTTGCCCTTGGGCCCGGGGAGCGATGACGCGCACTCGCCGACGATCGAGAAGCCGGCGCTCTCCAC is a window of Polyangiaceae bacterium DNA encoding:
- a CDS encoding decaprenyl-phosphate phosphoribosyltransferase — its product is MASPQLEEDRQSGIHPPVREAGPPPPRAEGSLLWRVGGVVKTVRPHQWVKNVFVLAPVVFAKEIFDPVLLVRAGGAFLVFCLLAGAVYTMNDIADVESDREHPVKRYRPIASGRVPMGFARGLVVALVAVSLVGASASSFKYMAVAGAYFILNVAYSSKLKHVAYLDVGCISAGFVLRVVGGGFATHISVSSYLLLCTALLALFLGFGKRRHELTGSAERAGKQRAALESYTKGGLDVALGITGLATIAVYIAYTLDPRTQAFFKTEWLWPSTLFVALGVYRFLHLVRSRPKSESPTQEMLKDGPFVGIVLLWVVLVLWVVYHLRPS
- a CDS encoding transposase; translated protein: MRVRDTVPNLRCKKSYKAILAAFSHWREREGFRLLHFSVMGNHVHLIAEARNKRVLSKAMQGIAIRIAKRLNKVGRASGRVFSGRYHSDVLDTPVSVRNVLAYVLCNARKHGIAKKVKRTWVDPWSSGSAFTGWRGKITCDAQDPPPIADPQSDIGRNWHKRGGGIPPDTVPGQRSHLRQ
- a CDS encoding CPBP family intramembrane metalloprotease — translated: MADQPAPAPSGPWTDLALTLPMFLGYHLGVIFLPVRNAADVVTSELIALSDNNILAYSGLTLAIGAVFVGSLIVLGRGKALRWERFAFIALEGVVYAVAMRFLASYVVGRMYLANGIHDPATGLVMSLGAGFYEEIAFRVILFGLGAKVVGLLFPVMVPFKQKLVTLGWALIAAMVFSGWHYVGALGESFDAKSFVFRTVCGLVFTAIYRFRGFAPAVWTHALYDIWVLVL